In one Leptospiraceae bacterium genomic region, the following are encoded:
- a CDS encoding aldehyde dehydrogenase family protein has product MENSLQKVSIFSKGLWQEAKSYFPISNPYSGEIIAKVADTKDEEADELIQVAQDAFDDYKNLPAFERSEILYKLSRIFEEKKELFSEIISIETAKPLRYAKGEIDRCIQTYRFSAEEAKQIRGETIPMDAAKGGNGRLGFTIREPIGLVGAITPFNFPFNLVAHKVGPALAAGNTIILKPSEQGSLSALALIEALKKAGLPPGVVQLAPGRGDVIGKKLVESDLIQKISFTGSLRVGKEIQKKAGFKKLTLELGSDSSLILDENIEFSPSLMEKIVSGAFAYSGQVCISIQKLHLPRKRFEEFLNLLCGRIEKLVYGDPLKEETEISSLISIKEAERIQNWMEESIQKGANLHIGGKLKTNTIMEATVFSNVPNSCRIYCEEAFGPILIIETYDSLDEAIQKVNRSAYGLQCGFFSNNFSHILKVIKTIKVFGIHINDVPTFRVDHMPYGGIKNSGFGKEGIRYAIREMMQEKFISFKEY; this is encoded by the coding sequence ATGGAGAACTCTCTTCAAAAAGTTTCAATATTCTCTAAGGGCTTATGGCAAGAAGCCAAATCCTACTTTCCTATCTCGAACCCGTATTCCGGAGAAATTATTGCAAAAGTAGCAGATACAAAAGACGAAGAAGCAGACGAGCTAATTCAAGTAGCACAGGATGCCTTTGATGATTATAAAAATCTTCCCGCTTTTGAACGTTCTGAAATATTATATAAGCTATCTCGTATATTCGAAGAGAAAAAAGAACTTTTTTCAGAAATAATTAGTATCGAAACAGCAAAGCCTTTACGTTATGCAAAAGGAGAAATAGATCGTTGTATTCAAACTTACCGTTTTTCGGCAGAAGAAGCAAAACAGATTCGGGGAGAAACCATTCCCATGGATGCAGCGAAAGGTGGAAATGGACGCCTGGGCTTTACAATCCGGGAACCTATCGGACTTGTTGGTGCCATTACACCTTTTAATTTTCCTTTCAACCTGGTGGCTCACAAAGTCGGCCCGGCACTTGCCGCCGGTAATACGATTATTTTAAAACCTTCCGAACAGGGAAGCTTATCTGCACTTGCTTTGATAGAAGCTTTGAAGAAAGCCGGTCTTCCTCCCGGAGTAGTCCAATTAGCACCCGGAAGAGGAGATGTTATCGGAAAAAAGTTGGTGGAATCTGATTTAATTCAAAAGATTTCATTTACCGGAAGTTTGAGAGTGGGTAAGGAAATCCAGAAAAAAGCTGGTTTTAAAAAACTTACCCTGGAATTGGGTTCGGACTCTTCCCTTATTCTGGATGAAAATATAGAATTCAGTCCGAGTTTGATGGAGAAGATTGTGAGTGGTGCTTTTGCTTATTCCGGACAGGTTTGTATTTCGATTCAAAAGTTGCATCTACCGAGAAAAAGATTTGAGGAATTTTTAAATCTACTCTGTGGAAGGATAGAAAAACTTGTTTATGGAGATCCACTTAAGGAAGAAACCGAAATCTCATCTTTAATTTCAATAAAAGAAGCTGAGAGGATCCAAAACTGGATGGAAGAAAGTATTCAAAAGGGAGCCAATTTACATATCGGAGGAAAACTTAAAACGAATACCATAATGGAGGCCACTGTATTCAGTAATGTACCAAATTCTTGTCGTATATACTGCGAAGAAGCATTTGGACCTATTCTGATAATTGAAACTTATGATAGTTTAGATGAAGCCATTCAAAAAGTTAATCGCTCTGCTTACGGACTGCAATGCGGTTTTTTCTCTAATAATTTCTCCCATATATTGAAAGTTATCAAAACAATTAAAGTATTTGGAATTCATATCAATGATGTTCCTACATTTCGAGTAGATCATATGCCATACGGTGGGATAAAGAATAGTGGCTTTGGTAAAGAGGGTATACGGTATGCTATCAGGGAAATGATGCAGGAAAAATTCATAAGTTTTAAGGAATATTAG
- a CDS encoding EAL domain-containing protein: MDLENFIPESLNSIINEELYVPHYQPIVNAINRKILGYEVLGRLYSITHDQFLSLGPYFHGKRFNLTQKVQVDRIIREKAIKYLKNSGNNTKLFFNFMPNILSSVHQDELLDPGRFHLIQLIEKYEIDRKNIVIEITEDEFDGKTERLLMMVNIFRNYGFKIAIDDMGAGFSNLERIGYIHPDIIKVDIRIMRESLNRTSFRHVLDAISEMSLKLGSELLFEGIETEKELTLALSMGANLLQGFYFSKAMSEFQNTSLFADDLSIILEKFGGIRFLELVEDYSTQQDLVDHLSSVLESIEILETETSQVHVSRVEKILPSLPSGILEVFLVDMHGYQLSPSYVHKEDNSWEEDFKHIGNNYAWKPYFMRHKAEAYYFKKKWGVTKPFYDMEHQLQYVIFTFNLNANLILIAKVKC; the protein is encoded by the coding sequence ATGGATCTTGAAAATTTTATACCTGAATCTTTAAACAGCATCATCAACGAAGAGTTGTATGTTCCTCATTACCAGCCTATAGTGAACGCTATCAATCGCAAAATACTGGGATATGAGGTATTGGGAAGGCTTTACTCGATAACCCATGATCAATTTCTTTCTTTAGGTCCTTATTTTCACGGAAAGCGTTTTAATCTTACCCAAAAAGTCCAGGTGGATAGGATTATTCGGGAAAAAGCCATTAAATACCTGAAGAATTCCGGCAATAATACCAAACTCTTTTTTAATTTTATGCCTAATATTCTCTCCAGTGTGCACCAGGATGAGCTTTTAGACCCCGGACGTTTCCACCTGATTCAGCTTATTGAGAAGTATGAGATTGACAGGAAAAATATAGTAATTGAAATTACGGAAGATGAATTCGATGGAAAGACCGAAAGACTTCTGATGATGGTAAACATTTTCCGCAATTATGGTTTTAAAATTGCCATTGATGATATGGGAGCAGGGTTTTCTAATCTGGAAAGAATAGGTTATATACACCCGGATATCATCAAAGTAGACATAAGAATTATGCGAGAAAGCCTGAACCGAACTTCTTTTCGGCACGTTTTAGATGCTATTTCAGAAATGTCTTTAAAACTCGGGAGTGAGCTTTTATTTGAGGGAATAGAAACCGAAAAAGAGTTAACCCTGGCCCTTTCCATGGGAGCAAACCTTCTTCAGGGTTTTTATTTTTCCAAGGCCATGTCGGAGTTTCAGAACACTTCCCTCTTTGCTGATGATTTAAGCATTATTTTGGAAAAATTTGGTGGAATACGTTTCCTGGAGCTCGTAGAGGATTATTCTACTCAACAGGATCTGGTGGATCACCTGAGTTCAGTTCTGGAATCTATTGAAATTTTAGAGACAGAAACCAGTCAGGTTCATGTATCCCGGGTAGAAAAAATTCTTCCGAGTTTACCATCCGGTATTCTTGAGGTTTTTCTGGTTGATATGCACGGCTACCAGTTATCTCCCAGTTATGTTCATAAAGAAGATAACTCCTGGGAAGAAGATTTTAAACATATTGGGAATAATTACGCCTGGAAACCCTATTTCATGAGACATAAGGCCGAGGCATATTATTTTAAAAAGAAATGGGGGGTAACCAAGCCATTTTATGATATGGAACATCAGCTCCAATATGTGATTTTCACGTTTAACTTAAATGCGAATTTAATTCTAATCGCAAAAGTTAAATGCTAA
- a CDS encoding PAS domain-containing protein has protein sequence MDNNLENIENFHNYQQYDFLLETISDVIWAYDLEKQVFSFVSPSIEKILGYSPENFLKFSLSDIIPIKYSKKIISRFKKYHEYLQNNKKKLEYTDVLQVLHNDGTVRWIEVISSFKKNKYTSRPEAIGTFRDITERKKQELEMSRMRLLINDAAKLTRMGAWEYNAQNNLYTVSPEWLELYGLRKDEFSGKIEEIFQMIHPEDLEKVKELSYKAFVEKKTIPVTFRIIRSDGEIRYLRSFGEVEFDESGKLYRMLGFAQDITEQKLNERNIHNALHEKSLLLQELYHRTRNNLQVISSLLHLQCLYSDSEESRNELIEAENRIYVFSLIQKKMYQSQSLSKINVKDYINELLNYLFESYNVQSDKIKVESNIENIDILIDIATPLSLVLNELFTNVLKHAFPDRNGTLFIDLIKKNEVIFVTVRDDGIGVPNNFDFSNIPSFGMNTIFNLVKKQLYGNIQFFSENGLHCSFNFRSGLYKERLKNDWFLKK, from the coding sequence ATGGATAATAACTTGGAAAACATAGAAAATTTTCATAACTATCAGCAATATGATTTTTTATTAGAAACCATTTCCGATGTAATCTGGGCTTATGATCTCGAAAAACAGGTATTCTCATTTGTTAGCCCCTCAATCGAAAAAATTTTAGGTTATAGTCCTGAAAATTTTTTAAAATTTTCTCTTTCAGATATTATTCCTATCAAATATTCAAAAAAGATTATATCCCGTTTTAAAAAATACCATGAGTATTTACAAAATAATAAGAAAAAATTAGAATATACAGACGTTCTTCAGGTCCTACACAATGATGGAACTGTTAGATGGATAGAAGTTATATCCTCTTTTAAAAAAAATAAATACACTTCAAGACCTGAAGCCATTGGAACCTTTCGAGATATAACAGAGAGAAAAAAACAAGAATTAGAAATGAGCCGTATGAGACTTTTAATAAATGATGCAGCAAAATTAACCCGTATGGGTGCCTGGGAATATAATGCACAGAATAATTTATATACAGTTTCTCCTGAGTGGTTAGAATTATACGGTCTAAGAAAGGATGAATTTAGCGGAAAAATTGAAGAAATTTTTCAGATGATTCACCCCGAAGACTTAGAGAAAGTTAAAGAACTTTCCTATAAGGCTTTTGTTGAAAAAAAAACAATTCCCGTTACTTTTCGAATCATTCGTTCAGATGGAGAAATACGATACTTGAGAAGTTTCGGTGAGGTAGAATTTGATGAAAGTGGAAAACTTTACCGAATGCTTGGATTTGCCCAGGACATTACTGAGCAAAAACTAAATGAACGAAACATTCACAATGCTTTGCACGAAAAATCTTTATTACTACAGGAACTATATCATAGAACCAGAAATAACTTACAAGTTATTAGCTCTTTGTTACATTTACAATGCTTGTATTCAGATTCTGAAGAATCAAGAAATGAACTCATAGAAGCAGAAAATCGAATTTATGTATTTTCATTGATTCAAAAAAAAATGTATCAATCTCAAAGTCTTTCCAAAATAAACGTCAAGGATTATATAAATGAATTGTTAAATTACTTATTTGAAAGCTATAACGTACAATCGGATAAAATTAAAGTTGAATCTAATATAGAAAATATTGATATACTAATTGATATCGCTACTCCACTCAGTCTGGTATTAAATGAATTATTTACGAATGTGCTAAAACATGCCTTCCCCGACAGGAACGGGACTCTGTTTATAGACTTAATTAAGAAAAATGAAGTTATTTTTGTCACAGTTAGAGATGATGGAATAGGAGTACCGAATAACTTTGATTTTTCTAATATTCCCTCTTTCGGTATGAATACAATCTTTAATCTTGTAAAGAAACAACTTTATGGAAATATTCAGTTTTTCTCTGAGAATGGCTTACACTGCTCTTTCAATTTCCGTTCAGGACTTTACAAGGAAAGATTAAAAAATGACTGGTTTTTAAAGAAGTAA
- the sufC gene encoding Fe-S cluster assembly ATPase SufC: protein MPELLKIVNLHANIEGKEILKGVNLEIQAGETHAIMGKNGSGKSTLSNIILGHPSYKITGGDILFKGESILSLSTDERAKKGIFLSFQYPTAIPGVNVANFLRTILRAKRGADIPVREFRKELNEAMEALHMDKSFTSRYVNDGFSGGEKKRNEILQLSLLQPSLSILDELDSGLDIDALKQVCEGINRYKNENNALLLITHYQRMLNYVIPDFIHVFVDGKIVMSGDKHLALELEEKGYDWVSK from the coding sequence TTGCCAGAATTACTGAAGATTGTTAACCTACATGCGAATATAGAGGGTAAGGAAATTTTAAAAGGGGTCAATTTAGAGATTCAGGCGGGAGAGACCCACGCTATTATGGGGAAAAACGGTTCCGGCAAGAGTACCCTTTCCAATATTATCCTGGGACATCCTTCTTATAAGATTACAGGAGGTGATATTCTTTTTAAAGGTGAGTCCATACTTTCTCTCAGCACCGATGAAAGGGCTAAAAAAGGTATTTTCTTAAGCTTTCAATATCCTACGGCCATCCCCGGAGTCAATGTAGCCAATTTCCTGCGAACCATTTTACGAGCCAAAAGGGGTGCTGACATACCGGTTCGAGAGTTTCGTAAAGAACTGAACGAAGCAATGGAGGCCTTGCACATGGACAAATCATTTACTTCCCGTTATGTGAATGATGGTTTTTCCGGTGGAGAAAAAAAGCGGAATGAAATTTTACAACTCAGTCTCCTACAACCCTCGCTCAGTATACTCGATGAGCTGGATTCCGGTCTGGACATAGACGCTTTAAAGCAGGTCTGTGAAGGCATTAACCGTTATAAAAATGAAAATAATGCTCTTCTTCTCATTACCCACTACCAGAGGATGCTGAATTATGTGATTCCTGATTTTATCCACGTTTTTGTAGATGGAAAAATTGTCATGAGTGGCGATAAACATCTGGCTCTTGAATTGGAAGAAAAAGGTTACGATTGGGTGAGTAAATAA
- a CDS encoding HDOD domain-containing protein, whose amino-acid sequence MIELKSLSNRILSGEKIELIYSFITDLDYQDLFCLTQYVMVALERAYLIEAVFMVLKEILVNSNRANAKRVFFGQKNLDINSREDYEEGISLFKKVVLEEWKSFQPLLENSDFYIKLIIHRKNNCLHFQIANNSELIEIEKDRIHSRILASDKYDDIITAYREVADYQESAGLGIVMMILFLRSIHLSKDNLKIHSENGHTTTFLSIPEVIIPQEVSNKVLEYIYTGLGQIYCLPDSLQSILETQDPVEFRTQVKAGLQKNISFMIEAFRYLKDPGSIRNLDDIINSYDEQELRKIIRNLISVPCSHEIGQELEKEYEHGLRSAFISKEIGRKVGIPNLDLLFIGSLIHDMGKLILISLEGHALTKIHELTKPSPNSRFVEEVSIGMGHDYIGFKLAKKWNFPPELVSMIYYHQKNVSSKEAFADYVEIVYLSNMLVNYYEKKIDYLAIDKDILLKYNIPSIEVLDEYLEELDKEFRTEFS is encoded by the coding sequence ATGATTGAACTGAAGAGTTTAAGTAACAGAATTCTTTCTGGTGAAAAAATAGAGTTAATCTATAGCTTTATCACCGATCTGGACTATCAGGATTTATTCTGTTTAACTCAGTATGTTATGGTAGCTCTGGAAAGAGCCTACCTTATCGAAGCAGTATTCATGGTTTTAAAAGAAATCCTCGTTAATTCCAACCGCGCCAATGCAAAAAGAGTTTTTTTCGGTCAGAAAAATCTGGATATAAATTCCCGTGAAGATTACGAAGAAGGAATTTCCCTTTTCAAGAAAGTAGTACTTGAAGAGTGGAAGTCTTTTCAGCCTTTATTAGAAAATTCAGATTTTTACATCAAACTTATCATCCACAGGAAAAATAATTGCCTTCATTTTCAAATAGCGAACAATTCAGAACTGATCGAAATCGAAAAAGATAGGATTCATTCCCGGATCCTCGCTTCAGACAAATATGATGATATTATCACTGCTTACCGGGAAGTGGCTGACTACCAGGAAAGTGCGGGCCTCGGGATCGTGATGATGATTCTATTCTTAAGAAGTATTCATCTTTCGAAAGATAATTTAAAAATCCACTCCGAAAACGGTCATACGACTACATTTTTATCTATTCCGGAAGTTATCATTCCGCAGGAAGTAAGCAACAAAGTCTTAGAATATATCTATACCGGTCTCGGACAGATTTACTGTTTACCGGACTCTCTACAGTCTATTTTGGAAACTCAAGATCCGGTAGAATTTCGGACTCAAGTCAAAGCAGGACTTCAAAAAAATATATCCTTCATGATTGAAGCTTTTCGCTATTTAAAAGATCCGGGCTCTATTAGAAATCTGGATGATATTATAAACTCATATGATGAACAAGAGCTACGAAAGATTATTCGGAACCTTATAAGCGTTCCCTGCTCTCATGAGATAGGACAGGAACTGGAAAAAGAATATGAACATGGTCTGAGATCTGCTTTCATCTCAAAGGAAATTGGCCGCAAAGTTGGAATTCCCAACCTGGATCTCTTATTTATTGGCTCTTTAATACATGACATGGGAAAATTAATTCTAATTTCATTAGAGGGACACGCATTAACAAAAATCCACGAATTGACCAAACCTTCTCCAAATTCTCGTTTTGTGGAAGAAGTCAGTATCGGAATGGGACACGACTACATTGGTTTTAAATTAGCGAAGAAGTGGAATTTCCCTCCCGAATTGGTTTCTATGATTTACTATCATCAGAAAAATGTGTCCTCAAAGGAGGCTTTCGCTGATTATGTAGAAATTGTTTATCTATCTAATATGCTTGTTAATTACTATGAGAAAAAGATCGATTATCTTGCTATAGATAAAGATATTTTATTAAAATATAATATTCCCTCCATCGAAGTACTTGATGAATACCTTGAGGAGTTAGATAAAGAGTTTCGAACAGAATTTTCTTGA